From one Lycium ferocissimum isolate CSIRO_LF1 chromosome 7, AGI_CSIRO_Lferr_CH_V1, whole genome shotgun sequence genomic stretch:
- the LOC132063420 gene encoding uncharacterized protein LOC132063420 isoform X1: protein MTNWLQRNPMQSREAPVHLSYRKQFSRMLHVFSRRIHRLCSRMRWLIWRRPRTKVVIKKFGKLSSRGHHGQLKEKLRFKSSSTHTNGQTRPIRLATFNAALFSLAPAVPKAEKSAIFAHDDDDDGFKFQNQVKSENNRPKSILKHSPLHPILMNGAKPKQKVSINLPKNEISLAQNRVVGLLEDDSTKILSLNNNSLGPVRSPICFPAMANWMINDYGGCCLTGTRSILDVLKEVDADILALQDVKAEEEKDMRPLSDLAHALGMNYVFAESWAPEFGNAILSKWPIKRWRIQKIYDDKDFRNVLKATVDVPRMGELNFCCTQLDHLDENWRMKQINAILQSNDSPHILAGGLNSLDASDYSLERWTDIVKYYEEMGKPTPRVEVMNFLKGKQYSDAKEFAGECESVVIIAKGQNVQGTCKYGTRVDYILGSQGLPYAFVPGSYSVVSSKGTSDHHIVKVEIKKAAGSGRKNSRKLKKVKKKVERMTSSCSSRGIWKVNT from the exons ATGACAAATTGGTTGCAGAGAAATCCCATGCAGTCAAGAGAGGCTCCAGTGCATCTTTCATACAGAAAACAGTTTTCCCGCATGTTGCATGTTTTCAGCCGGAGAATTCACCGGCTTTGCTCGAGGATGCGGTGGCTGATATGGCGACGTCCGAGGACTAAGGTGGTGATCAAGAAGTTTGGGAAGCTGAGTTCAAGAGGACATCATGGTCAGCTCAAAGAAAAACTTAGGTTCAAATCATCATCAACTCATACAAATGGCCAAACTAGGCCTATTCGACTAGCCACCTtcaatgctgcattattttcTCTTGCACCTGCTGTGCCTAAGGCTGAAAAATCAGCCATCTTTGCTCATGACGATGACGACGAtggtttcaaatttcaaaaccaGGTAAAGTCTGAGAATAATCGTCCCAAGAGCATATTGAAGCATTCCCCTCTTCATCCCATATTAATGAATGGAGCAAAACCAAAGCAAAAAGTTTCAATCAACCTTCCTAAGAATGAGATTTCATTAGCTCAGAACAGGGTAGTTGGACTCTTGGAAGATGATTCCACCAAGATTTTGAGTTTAAACAACAACAGCCTAGGCCCTGTGAGGTCTCCGATATGCTTCCCTGCGATGGCTAATTGGATGATTAATGATTATGGAGGTTGCTGCTTGACTGGAACAAGGTCCATTCTTGATGTGCTCAAAGAAGTGGATGCTGATATATTGGCTTTACAAGATGTGAAGGCTGAGGAAGAGAAAGATATGAGACCATTATCTGATTTGGCTCATGCTCTTGGGATGAACTATGTGTTTGCTGAAAGCTGGGCTCCTGAATTTGGTAATGCTATTTTATCCAAATGGCCTATTAAAAGATGGAGAATCCAGAAAATCTATGATGATAAAGATTTCAG GAATGTGCTTAAGGCTACGGTTGATGTACCACGGATGGGAGAGTTGAACTTCTGTTGCACTCAACTTGATCATTTAGATGAGAATTGGAGAATGAAGCAAATTAATGCGATATTACAATCAAATGACAGTCCTCACATTTTAGCAGGAGGGTTAAATTCTCTTGATGCATCAGATTACTCATTAGAGAGATGGACTGATATTGTGAAG TATTATGAGGAGATGGGGAAGCCAACTCCAAGAGTTGAGGTCATGAATTTCTTGAAAGGAAAACAGTACAGTGATGCAAAAGAGTTTGCAGGGGAATGTGAGTCAGTTGTTATCATTGCCAAAGGCCAAA ATGTGCAAGGAACGTGTAAATATGGAACTCGAGTTGATTATATTTTGGGATCACAAGGCTTGCCTTATGCGTTTGTACCTGGATCATACTCGGTTGTTTCATCAAAAGGCACGTCCGATCACCATATAGTTAAGGTGGAAATCAAGAAAGCAGCAGGCAGTGGTAGGAAGAATAGTAGGAAACtgaagaaagtaaaaaagaaagttgAAAGGATGACAAGTTCTTGTTCCTCAAGAGGGATTTGGAAAGTGAACACTTAG
- the LOC132063420 gene encoding uncharacterized protein LOC132063420 isoform X2 codes for MQSREAPVHLSYRKQFSRMLHVFSRRIHRLCSRMRWLIWRRPRTKVVIKKFGKLSSRGHHGQLKEKLRFKSSSTHTNGQTRPIRLATFNAALFSLAPAVPKAEKSAIFAHDDDDDGFKFQNQVKSENNRPKSILKHSPLHPILMNGAKPKQKVSINLPKNEISLAQNRVVGLLEDDSTKILSLNNNSLGPVRSPICFPAMANWMINDYGGCCLTGTRSILDVLKEVDADILALQDVKAEEEKDMRPLSDLAHALGMNYVFAESWAPEFGNAILSKWPIKRWRIQKIYDDKDFRNVLKATVDVPRMGELNFCCTQLDHLDENWRMKQINAILQSNDSPHILAGGLNSLDASDYSLERWTDIVKYYEEMGKPTPRVEVMNFLKGKQYSDAKEFAGECESVVIIAKGQNVQGTCKYGTRVDYILGSQGLPYAFVPGSYSVVSSKGTSDHHIVKVEIKKAAGSGRKNSRKLKKVKKKVERMTSSCSSRGIWKVNT; via the exons ATGCAGTCAAGAGAGGCTCCAGTGCATCTTTCATACAGAAAACAGTTTTCCCGCATGTTGCATGTTTTCAGCCGGAGAATTCACCGGCTTTGCTCGAGGATGCGGTGGCTGATATGGCGACGTCCGAGGACTAAGGTGGTGATCAAGAAGTTTGGGAAGCTGAGTTCAAGAGGACATCATGGTCAGCTCAAAGAAAAACTTAGGTTCAAATCATCATCAACTCATACAAATGGCCAAACTAGGCCTATTCGACTAGCCACCTtcaatgctgcattattttcTCTTGCACCTGCTGTGCCTAAGGCTGAAAAATCAGCCATCTTTGCTCATGACGATGACGACGAtggtttcaaatttcaaaaccaGGTAAAGTCTGAGAATAATCGTCCCAAGAGCATATTGAAGCATTCCCCTCTTCATCCCATATTAATGAATGGAGCAAAACCAAAGCAAAAAGTTTCAATCAACCTTCCTAAGAATGAGATTTCATTAGCTCAGAACAGGGTAGTTGGACTCTTGGAAGATGATTCCACCAAGATTTTGAGTTTAAACAACAACAGCCTAGGCCCTGTGAGGTCTCCGATATGCTTCCCTGCGATGGCTAATTGGATGATTAATGATTATGGAGGTTGCTGCTTGACTGGAACAAGGTCCATTCTTGATGTGCTCAAAGAAGTGGATGCTGATATATTGGCTTTACAAGATGTGAAGGCTGAGGAAGAGAAAGATATGAGACCATTATCTGATTTGGCTCATGCTCTTGGGATGAACTATGTGTTTGCTGAAAGCTGGGCTCCTGAATTTGGTAATGCTATTTTATCCAAATGGCCTATTAAAAGATGGAGAATCCAGAAAATCTATGATGATAAAGATTTCAG GAATGTGCTTAAGGCTACGGTTGATGTACCACGGATGGGAGAGTTGAACTTCTGTTGCACTCAACTTGATCATTTAGATGAGAATTGGAGAATGAAGCAAATTAATGCGATATTACAATCAAATGACAGTCCTCACATTTTAGCAGGAGGGTTAAATTCTCTTGATGCATCAGATTACTCATTAGAGAGATGGACTGATATTGTGAAG TATTATGAGGAGATGGGGAAGCCAACTCCAAGAGTTGAGGTCATGAATTTCTTGAAAGGAAAACAGTACAGTGATGCAAAAGAGTTTGCAGGGGAATGTGAGTCAGTTGTTATCATTGCCAAAGGCCAAA ATGTGCAAGGAACGTGTAAATATGGAACTCGAGTTGATTATATTTTGGGATCACAAGGCTTGCCTTATGCGTTTGTACCTGGATCATACTCGGTTGTTTCATCAAAAGGCACGTCCGATCACCATATAGTTAAGGTGGAAATCAAGAAAGCAGCAGGCAGTGGTAGGAAGAATAGTAGGAAACtgaagaaagtaaaaaagaaagttgAAAGGATGACAAGTTCTTGTTCCTCAAGAGGGATTTGGAAAGTGAACACTTAG